From a region of the Lactuca sativa cultivar Salinas chromosome 4, Lsat_Salinas_v11, whole genome shotgun sequence genome:
- the LOC111896001 gene encoding squamosa promoter-binding-like protein 8, whose product MLDYEWGNPSTIMLNGTVAVDESTSHPDQSRHIFEQYSQSFNETTASSYLNPNDFLHHSHNPHHHYLNNPTQTHPHFASLYDPRAYGGNCAYPPSPTPLLTLEPEGGSGNVNSHGHGQNGYMIMPKPEPSGCAIDFTNNRIGLNLGGRTYFSSAEDDFVNRLYRRSRPLEAALVSSPRCQAEGCNADLTHAKHYHRRHKVCEFHSKASTVITAGLTQRFCQQCSRFHLLSEFDNGKRSCRKRLADHNRRRRKSSQNPDHSKGSVTVSGAQSSSSEIISRYQSDSRG is encoded by the exons ATGTTGGACTACGAATGGGGAAACCCATCGACGATCATGCTCAACGGCACCGTCGCCGTCGATGAGTCCACCTCTCATCCCGACCAGAGCCGCCATATCTTCGAGCAGTACTCGCAAAGCTTCAATGAAACCACCGCCTCATCGTACCTCAACCCCAACGACTTCCTCCACCACTCCCATAACCCCCACCACCACTACCTTAACAACCCCACCCAAACACATCCTCATTTCGCCTCCCTCTACGACCCACGCGCCTACGGCGGGAATTGTGCCTACCCACCGTCGCCAACGCCGTTGCTCACTCTTGAACCGGAGGGTGGTTCCGGGAACGTTAACTCTCATGGCCATGGGCAAAACGGGTACATGATCATGCCAAAGCCTGAGCCCTCAGGTTGTGCCATTGACTTCACAAACAACCGGATTGGGTTGAACTTGGGTGGTCGGACGTACTTCTCCTCGGCGGAGGATGACTTCGTGAACCGACTCTACCGCCGGTCTAGGCCGTTAGAGGCGGCTCTTGTTAGCTCTCCGAGGTGTCAGGCTGAAGGGTGCAATGCTGATCTTACCCACGCTAAGCACTATCACCGCCGGCATAAAGTCTGTGAATTTCACTCCAAAGCCTCCACCGTCATCACCGCCGGGTTGACTCAGCGATTCTGCCAACAGTGTAGCAG ATTCCATCTCTTATCGGAATTCGATAATGGAAAAAGAAGCTGTCGAAAAAGATTGGCAGATCACAACCGTCGACGTAGAAAATCATCACAAAATCCAGATCATAGCAAGGGGAGTGTCACAGTCTCGGGTGCTCAAAGTTCATCCTCCGAAATCATATCAA GGTATCAGTCGGATTCGAGAGGTTAA